From the genome of Halomonas sp. 1513, one region includes:
- a CDS encoding type I glyceraldehyde-3-phosphate dehydrogenase, protein MTLRIAINGFGRIGRNVVRALYENGFRQQVQVVAINDLGDPSLNAHLLKHDTVHGHFPFAVEHDEESLSIDGDRIQILSERDPAQLPWQRLEVDLVMECTGLFTKRDAAAKHLAAGAGRVLISAPSPDADATVVFGVNEDVLTAEHKVVSNASCTTNCLAPVAKALNDAVGIENGLMTTVHAYTNDQNLSDVYHSDPYRARSATHSMIPTKTGAAAAVGLVLPELAGKFDGLAVRVPVINVSLVDLVFNAGRDTSKEEINAIVAKAAEGSKVLAVNAQPLVSIDFNHDAHSSTFDANHTRVNGRLVKVMAWYDNEWGFSNRMLDTALAMAAAR, encoded by the coding sequence ATGACGTTACGTATCGCCATCAACGGATTCGGCCGTATCGGCCGCAACGTGGTTCGCGCGCTTTACGAAAACGGCTTTCGCCAGCAGGTCCAGGTGGTTGCCATCAACGACCTGGGCGACCCGTCGCTCAACGCTCATCTGCTCAAGCATGACACCGTTCACGGTCATTTTCCTTTCGCCGTCGAGCATGATGAAGAGAGCCTGAGCATCGACGGGGATCGCATCCAGATTCTCTCCGAGCGGGACCCGGCGCAGCTGCCGTGGCAGCGCCTCGAGGTCGACCTGGTCATGGAGTGCACCGGGCTGTTCACCAAGCGCGATGCCGCCGCCAAACACCTCGCGGCCGGTGCCGGTCGAGTACTGATCTCGGCGCCGAGCCCGGATGCCGACGCTACCGTGGTGTTCGGTGTCAACGAGGACGTGCTGACCGCCGAGCACAAGGTGGTCTCCAACGCTTCCTGCACCACCAACTGCCTGGCGCCGGTGGCCAAGGCGCTCAACGATGCGGTGGGTATCGAGAACGGCCTGATGACCACGGTGCACGCCTACACCAACGACCAGAACCTGTCGGATGTTTACCACAGCGACCCCTACCGGGCGCGCAGTGCCACCCATTCGATGATCCCCACCAAGACCGGTGCCGCCGCCGCGGTGGGCCTGGTGCTGCCGGAGCTGGCCGGCAAGTTCGACGGCCTGGCGGTGCGCGTGCCGGTGATCAACGTCTCGCTGGTCGACCTGGTGTTCAACGCCGGGCGCGATACCAGCAAGGAAGAGATCAACGCCATCGTCGCCAAGGCGGCGGAGGGATCGAAGGTGCTGGCGGTCAACGCCCAGCCGCTGGTCTCCATCGACTTCAATCACGACGCCCACTCTTCGACCTTCGACGCCAACCACACCCGCGTCAATGGCCGGCTGGTCAAGGTGATGGCCTGGTACGACAACGAATGGGGCTTCTCCAACCGTATGCTGGACACCGCGCTGGCCATGGCCGCGGCGCGCTGA
- a CDS encoding 2-C-methyl-D-erythritol 2,4-cyclodiphosphate synthase translates to MRIGHGFDVHRFGEGDSLIIGGVRIPFDHGFVAHSDGDVLLHAISDALLGACALGDIGRHFPDTDPAFAGADSRELLRQVMGMVHEAGYRVGNLDATLMAQAPKMAPHVAAMAANIAADLGVAPGAVNVKATTTERLGFTGRGEGIAAEAVVVLMAAGDHE, encoded by the coding sequence CTGCGTATCGGCCACGGCTTCGACGTTCACCGCTTCGGCGAGGGCGACTCCCTGATCATCGGCGGGGTGCGGATCCCCTTCGACCACGGCTTCGTCGCCCACTCCGACGGCGACGTGCTGCTGCACGCGATCAGCGACGCGCTGCTCGGCGCCTGCGCGCTGGGCGACATCGGCCGTCACTTTCCCGACACCGACCCGGCCTTCGCCGGCGCCGACAGCCGCGAACTGCTGCGCCAGGTGATGGGCATGGTGCATGAGGCCGGCTATCGGGTCGGCAATCTCGACGCCACGCTGATGGCCCAGGCGCCCAAGATGGCCCCGCATGTCGCCGCCATGGCCGCCAATATCGCCGCCGACCTCGGCGTCGCGCCAGGCGCGGTCAACGTCAAGGCCACCACCACCGAGCGACTCGGCTTCACCGGCCGGGGCGAGGGCATTGCCGCCGAGGCGGTGGTGGTGTTGATGGCGGCTGGCGACCATGAGTGA
- a CDS encoding tRNA pseudouridine(13) synthase TruD, producing MSESWPPAWPRVLDAEFGAPVPGEYRAAPEDFVVEECLDFTPEGQGEHLWLWVEKRDLSTLEVARRLARACEVTQRDIGYAGMKDRVAVTRQWLSVHLPGREAPADLAERLADTPLVLLEQQRHPRKLKRGVHRANRFTLRLSGAVVDDPRLEARWRRLIDAGVPNYFGPQRFGPAGRNLSKARAILAKGWRKRDDREGMLLSTARSYLFNQLLARRIAAGDWATPVDGELLVLDGSASQFASARVDAELLERAARLDVHPSGALWGTGDAATSAAALAHEQAVIAAEPALAEGLVRAGVRMARRPLRVRLGEPSLERHAGALTLRFALPRGAFATAALRELIEHPSL from the coding sequence ATGAGTGAGTCCTGGCCGCCGGCCTGGCCGCGAGTGCTCGACGCCGAGTTCGGCGCGCCTGTGCCCGGCGAGTATCGTGCAGCGCCGGAAGATTTCGTGGTCGAGGAGTGCCTCGATTTCACCCCCGAAGGCCAGGGTGAGCACCTCTGGCTGTGGGTCGAGAAGCGAGACCTCAGTACACTGGAGGTGGCGCGTCGGCTGGCGCGGGCCTGCGAGGTCACGCAGCGCGACATCGGCTATGCCGGGATGAAGGATCGCGTGGCGGTGACCCGCCAGTGGCTGTCGGTGCACCTGCCTGGGCGAGAGGCGCCCGCCGACCTCGCCGAGCGCCTGGCCGACACTCCGCTGGTGCTGCTCGAGCAGCAGCGCCACCCGCGCAAGCTCAAGCGCGGAGTGCACCGTGCCAACCGCTTCACCTTGCGCCTGAGCGGCGCGGTGGTCGACGACCCGCGGCTCGAGGCGCGCTGGCGGCGGCTGATCGACGCCGGCGTGCCCAACTATTTTGGCCCCCAGCGCTTCGGCCCGGCGGGCCGCAACCTGTCCAAGGCGCGGGCGATCCTGGCCAAGGGCTGGCGCAAGCGCGACGACCGTGAGGGCATGCTGCTCTCCACCGCACGCAGCTATCTGTTCAACCAGCTGCTGGCGCGGCGTATCGCCGCCGGTGACTGGGCCACGCCGGTGGACGGCGAGCTGCTGGTGCTCGACGGCAGCGCCAGCCAGTTTGCCAGCGCCAGGGTAGACGCCGAGCTGCTCGAGCGCGCCGCGCGTCTCGACGTGCATCCCAGCGGGGCGCTGTGGGGCACCGGTGATGCGGCGACCAGCGCCGCGGCACTGGCACATGAGCAGGCGGTGATCGCCGCCGAGCCGGCGCTGGCCGAGGGGCTGGTGCGTGCCGGGGTGCGCATGGCGCGGCGGCCGCTGCGCGTGCGGCTCGGCGAACCCAGCCTCGAGCGCCATGCAGGCGCGCTGACGCTGCGTTTTGCGCTGCCGCGGGGCGCCTTCGCCACCGCGGCACTACGCGAGCTGATCGAGCATCCGAGCCTATGA
- a CDS encoding protein-L-isoaspartate O-methyltransferase, with product MHSPDLSRDRLRGVGMTSQRTRDRLVARLAAAGIDDLEVLEVIGREPRHLFLDEALAHRAYEDTALPIGHGQTLSQPWMVARMTELVVAEAPQRVLEIGTGSGYQTLILSRLVPLLWSVERIHALHQRAGQRLRWLRANNVRLRLADGGHGWPEAAPYDAILLTACASELPEALLAQLADGGVLIAPLEAPDGRQWLTRVRRRGARFDYQRLEGVRFVPLLEGVIR from the coding sequence ATGCACTCACCTGATTTGAGCCGCGACAGACTACGCGGGGTCGGCATGACCTCGCAGCGCACCCGCGACCGCCTGGTGGCACGCCTGGCGGCGGCGGGCATCGACGATCTCGAGGTGCTCGAGGTGATCGGCCGCGAGCCGCGCCACCTGTTTCTCGACGAGGCGCTGGCGCATCGCGCCTACGAGGACACCGCGCTGCCCATCGGCCACGGCCAGACCCTCTCGCAGCCGTGGATGGTGGCGCGCATGACCGAGCTGGTGGTAGCCGAGGCGCCGCAGCGTGTGCTGGAGATCGGCACCGGCTCCGGCTACCAGACGCTGATCCTGTCGCGACTGGTGCCGCTGCTGTGGTCGGTGGAGCGTATCCATGCCCTGCATCAGCGCGCCGGCCAGCGCCTGCGCTGGCTGCGCGCCAACAACGTACGCCTGCGCCTCGCCGACGGTGGCCACGGCTGGCCCGAGGCGGCGCCCTATGACGCCATCCTGCTGACCGCCTGTGCCAGCGAGCTGCCCGAGGCGCTGCTGGCGCAGTTGGCCGATGGCGGCGTCCTGATTGCCCCGCTGGAAGCGCCCGACGGTCGCCAATGGCTGACCCGGGTGCGTCGCCGCGGGGCACGATTCGATTACCAGCGGCTCGAAGGAGTACGTTTTGTGCCGCTGCTGGAAGGAGTCATTCGTTGA
- a CDS encoding 5'/3'-nucleotidase SurE: protein MRKLLLSNDDGVHAPGLHALYQALSPHARLRVVAPDRDKSGASNSLTLTRPLALSAMDNGFYSVDGTPADCVYLGVNGVWDDKPDLVVSGINHSGNLGDDVLYSGTVAAAMEGRNLGMTAIAMSLVGTRYFETAGRVAASLIGGAEQLSLPPRSLLNVNVPDLPWEEIRGFKVTRLGFRGPAARPMKVEDPRGRVRYWIAAVGENADDGPDTDFAAVEAGYVSITPLQTDLTRHAAREDVQGWLDALT, encoded by the coding sequence ATGCGCAAACTGTTACTGTCCAACGACGACGGCGTGCATGCGCCCGGCCTTCACGCTCTGTATCAGGCGCTCAGCCCGCACGCCAGGCTGCGGGTGGTGGCGCCGGATCGCGACAAGAGCGGCGCCAGCAACTCGCTGACCCTGACCCGGCCGCTGGCGCTCAGCGCCATGGACAACGGTTTCTACAGCGTCGACGGCACCCCCGCCGACTGTGTCTATCTGGGCGTCAACGGGGTCTGGGACGACAAGCCGGACCTGGTGGTGTCGGGCATCAATCACAGCGGCAATCTGGGCGACGATGTGCTCTACTCGGGCACCGTGGCGGCGGCCATGGAGGGGCGCAACCTGGGCATGACGGCAATTGCCATGTCGCTGGTCGGCACCCGCTACTTCGAGACCGCCGGGCGTGTCGCGGCGAGCCTGATCGGCGGCGCCGAGCAGCTCTCGCTGCCGCCGCGTAGCCTGCTCAACGTCAATGTGCCGGACCTGCCGTGGGAGGAGATCCGTGGCTTCAAGGTGACCCGGCTGGGCTTTCGCGGCCCCGCCGCGCGGCCGATGAAGGTCGAGGATCCCCGCGGCCGTGTGCGTTACTGGATTGCGGCGGTGGGCGAGAATGCCGATGATGGTCCGGATACCGACTTTGCCGCCGTCGAGGCGGGCTATGTGTCGATTACGCCGCTGCAGACCGATCTGACCCGACATGCGGCACGTGAAGACGTTCAAGGCTGGCTGGATGCACTCACCTGA
- a CDS encoding DUF368 domain-containing protein produces the protein MKRYTSVFLKGAGMGAADAVPGVSGGTIAFVTGIYEELIHSIKQFGPSAFVAWRRGGLVQLAIHLNLRFVIPLVLGIAASLISVAHLVVWLMEAQPVLLDAFFFGLVAASAWVVSRSLPDWRLWHILPLVGGLLLARALPALMPLIQLLGADYLMLVVGGAIAISAMLLPGVSGSFLLLTMGLYGPVMAGIRGFDLTLILQFGAGCALGLFFFSRLLSWLLRAYHTATLQLLIGFIVGSLPLLWPWRELVSYRLGAGDQMIPLDYRYLLPGDYAVLVGGSAQLIPALALMLAGLLLVLAISRGNQAPARRHEEEGSDA, from the coding sequence TTGAAGCGTTATACGTCCGTGTTTCTCAAGGGTGCCGGGATGGGCGCAGCCGATGCGGTGCCCGGCGTCTCCGGGGGCACCATCGCCTTTGTCACCGGCATCTACGAGGAGCTGATCCATTCGATCAAGCAGTTTGGCCCCAGCGCCTTCGTTGCCTGGCGGCGAGGCGGCCTGGTCCAGCTCGCCATCCATCTCAACCTGAGATTTGTGATACCGCTGGTGCTGGGCATTGCCGCCAGCCTGATCAGTGTTGCGCATCTAGTGGTGTGGCTGATGGAGGCGCAGCCGGTGCTGCTGGATGCCTTCTTCTTCGGCCTGGTGGCCGCGTCGGCCTGGGTGGTGAGCCGCAGCCTGCCGGACTGGCGGCTGTGGCATATCCTGCCGCTGGTGGGGGGACTGCTGCTGGCCAGGGCCCTGCCGGCACTGATGCCGCTCATCCAACTGCTCGGTGCCGACTACCTGATGCTGGTGGTGGGCGGCGCGATCGCCATCAGCGCGATGCTGCTGCCCGGGGTGTCGGGCAGCTTCCTGCTGCTGACCATGGGCCTGTATGGCCCGGTCATGGCCGGCATTCGTGGCTTCGATCTGACCCTGATCCTGCAGTTCGGCGCCGGCTGCGCGCTGGGGCTGTTCTTCTTTTCGCGACTGTTGTCGTGGTTGCTGCGCGCCTACCACACCGCCACCCTGCAGCTGCTGATCGGCTTCATTGTCGGCTCGCTGCCGCTGCTGTGGCCATGGCGTGAACTGGTCAGCTACCGCTTGGGCGCAGGCGATCAGATGATTCCGCTGGACTACCGCTACTTGCTGCCCGGCGACTACGCCGTGCTCGTCGGGGGTTCGGCACAATTGATTCCCGCGCTGGCCTTGATGCTGGCGGGGCTGTTATTGGTGTTGGCGATCAGCCGTGGGAACCAGGCCCCGGCGCGCCGGCATGAGGAGGAAGGTTCCGATGCGTAA
- a CDS encoding glucokinase, protein MRPALIGDIGGTNARFALVTPGAVEPQHILSLPCADYAGLVEAVRDYLARVEHSGELAPREACLAFACPVHGERIRMTNNHWDFAKQEVQAALYLSLFKTLNDFTAQALGVPHVGDDELVSVTPGHADARATRLVIGPGTGLGVAGLVPGRQAWIPLPGEGGHVTFAPSDEREQNLLRYFRNRYGRVSVERILSGQGLADLYAAHCSLKGATPRYGTAAEVTAAADQGDPVAADTVKRFLKILGDVCGDAALTLGARGGVYLCGGIIPRLLDWLPRSRFAEAFADKGRMSPYNAEIPVRVVTAPWTGLLGAAEALHNQEVE, encoded by the coding sequence ATCCGACCCGCGCTGATCGGCGATATCGGCGGCACCAACGCCCGCTTCGCCCTGGTCACCCCCGGCGCCGTCGAGCCCCAGCATATTCTCAGCCTGCCCTGCGCCGACTATGCGGGGCTGGTGGAAGCGGTGCGCGACTACCTGGCACGGGTCGAGCACTCGGGCGAGCTGGCGCCCCGCGAGGCGTGCCTGGCGTTCGCCTGCCCGGTGCACGGCGAGCGCATCCGCATGACCAACAACCACTGGGACTTCGCCAAGCAAGAGGTGCAGGCAGCGCTGTACCTGTCGCTGTTCAAGACGCTCAACGACTTCACCGCCCAGGCCCTCGGCGTGCCTCATGTCGGCGACGATGAGCTGGTCAGCGTCACCCCGGGCCACGCCGATGCCAGGGCCACGCGACTGGTGATCGGCCCCGGCACCGGGCTTGGCGTGGCCGGGCTGGTGCCCGGACGCCAGGCCTGGATTCCGCTGCCCGGCGAGGGCGGTCACGTGACCTTCGCCCCCAGCGACGAGCGCGAGCAGAACCTGCTGCGCTATTTCCGCAATCGCTACGGCCGCGTGTCGGTGGAGCGCATCCTCAGCGGCCAGGGGCTGGCCGACCTCTACGCCGCGCACTGCTCGCTGAAGGGCGCCACGCCGCGCTACGGCACTGCCGCCGAGGTGACCGCGGCGGCCGACCAGGGCGACCCCGTGGCCGCGGATACCGTCAAGCGCTTCCTCAAGATCCTCGGCGACGTGTGCGGCGATGCCGCCCTGACCCTGGGCGCGCGCGGCGGCGTCTATCTGTGCGGCGGGATCATTCCACGCCTGCTCGACTGGCTGCCGCGCAGCCGCTTCGCCGAGGCCTTTGCCGACAAAGGCCGCATGAGTCCCTACAATGCCGAGATTCCGGTGCGGGTCGTCACCGCACCGTGGACCGGCTTGCTGGGCGCCGCCGAAGCCCTGCACAATCAAGAAGTCGAGTAA
- a CDS encoding cell division protein FtsB, whose translation MLKWLAIVLVGLIALLQYQLWFGDGGVAELADIRARADALEAQNVPLRARNARLAAEVIDLQTGLDAIEERGRSDIGMVRADEQFYWVPGVVAESAIVEQRALQSATQAGEEAVP comes from the coding sequence ATGCTCAAGTGGCTCGCCATCGTGCTGGTCGGCCTGATTGCGCTGCTGCAGTACCAGCTGTGGTTCGGCGACGGCGGCGTGGCGGAGCTTGCCGATATTCGCGCGCGCGCCGACGCGCTGGAGGCGCAGAACGTGCCGCTGCGCGCGCGCAATGCGCGGCTCGCCGCCGAGGTCATCGACCTGCAGACCGGCCTCGATGCCATCGAGGAGCGCGGGCGCAGCGATATCGGCATGGTCCGCGCCGACGAGCAGTTCTACTGGGTGCCGGGTGTCGTGGCCGAGAGCGCCATCGTTGAGCAGCGTGCCCTGCAGTCGGCCACCCAGGCCGGCGAAGAGGCCGTGCCATGA
- a CDS encoding GNAT family N-acetyltransferase, with amino-acid sequence MTHLEPPPAAATLQVREVAAMSAVPQADWNALVDDDHPFLRHEFLAALEASGAVTEGSGWVPRHLTLWQGDALVGALPHYDKYHSRGEYVFDWAWADAWERAGGAYYPKGLSAIPFTPAPGPRMALADGIEPLSAARAFAVALEAQPRSSWHLLFAEFTQVEAWQAAWPSLLTRHGVQFQWQDRGFGDFDGFLAAMTTKRRKAIRRERRLVAEQGITLRRLVGREIDAAALAHFYRCYCITYLERGQQPYLSHAFFERLRETMPEALVLIQARVAGKPVAAALCLQGSRTLYGRYWGSEVVADCLHFEACYYQGIEHCLEHGLTCFDPGTQGEHKLSRGFAPVALRSLHHIADPRLRDAVARFCDDERRHVEAYRLQAAQSLPFKMPN; translated from the coding sequence ATGACCCATCTCGAACCTCCCCCCGCCGCAGCGACGCTGCAGGTGCGCGAAGTGGCGGCGATGAGCGCCGTGCCGCAGGCGGATTGGAATGCGTTAGTCGACGATGATCACCCGTTCCTGCGCCATGAGTTTCTCGCTGCGCTGGAAGCCAGCGGTGCGGTGACAGAGGGCAGCGGCTGGGTGCCGCGCCATCTGACGCTGTGGCAGGGCGACGCACTGGTGGGGGCGCTGCCACACTACGACAAGTACCACTCCCGCGGTGAGTACGTCTTCGACTGGGCCTGGGCGGACGCCTGGGAGCGGGCCGGCGGCGCCTACTACCCCAAGGGGCTGTCGGCGATTCCCTTCACCCCGGCGCCGGGGCCGCGTATGGCGCTGGCTGACGGAATCGAGCCGTTGTCTGCGGCGCGCGCCTTCGCCGTGGCACTCGAAGCCCAGCCGCGCTCCAGCTGGCACCTGCTGTTCGCCGAGTTCACCCAGGTCGAGGCCTGGCAGGCCGCCTGGCCGTCGCTGCTGACGCGCCACGGTGTGCAGTTCCAATGGCAGGATCGCGGCTTCGGCGATTTCGACGGCTTCCTCGCCGCCATGACCACCAAGCGGCGCAAGGCGATCCGCCGCGAGCGCCGGCTGGTCGCCGAGCAGGGGATAACCCTGCGGCGACTGGTCGGGCGAGAGATCGACGCCGCGGCGCTGGCGCACTTCTACCGCTGCTACTGCATCACCTACCTCGAGCGCGGCCAGCAGCCCTATCTCTCCCACGCGTTCTTCGAGCGGCTGCGCGAGACCATGCCCGAGGCGCTGGTGCTGATCCAGGCTCGGGTCGCAGGCAAGCCGGTGGCCGCTGCGCTCTGCCTGCAGGGGTCGCGTACCCTCTATGGCCGCTACTGGGGCAGCGAGGTGGTGGCCGACTGCCTGCACTTCGAGGCCTGTTACTACCAGGGCATCGAGCACTGTCTGGAGCATGGCTTGACCTGCTTCGATCCCGGCACCCAGGGCGAGCACAAGTTGAGTCGCGGCTTCGCGCCGGTGGCGCTGCGCTCGCTGCACCATATCGCCGACCCGCGACTGCGCGATGCGGTGGCCCGCTTCTGCGACGACGAGCGGCGTCACGTCGAGGCCTACCGACTTCAGGCTGCGCAGTCGCTGCCGTTCAAGATGCCCAACTGA
- a CDS encoding phosphogluconate dehydratase encodes MPMATTAPSLNATVQRVTTRIRERSAERRALYEQRMADQHRRGVHRGELSCGNLAHGFAACGAQDKDQLKLMNSANLGIISSYNDMLSAHQPLEAFPETIKAAARAMGSTAQFAGGVPAMCDGVTQGQPGMELSLFSRDVIAMATAVGLSHNMFDAALYLGVCDKIVPGLFIGAARFGHLPAMFVPAGPMPSGLPNKEKARVRQLFAEGKVGREELLEAESESYHSPGTCTFYGTANSNQLMMEMMGLHLPGTSFVNPGTEMREALTRFATEQAIRNSEPGGEYRPFYKQIDERAIVNAIVGLLASGGSTNHTLHLVAMAAAAGITIDWNDFTELSAVTPSLMQVYPNGQADINHFQAAGGMSLLFRELLGAGLIHHDIPTVFGTDLSAYTKEPFLENGKLTWREGPEQSLDSEVLASVAKPFAATGGLTVLDGNLGRGVIKISAVKPEHRLVEAPIKIFEDQNDLKGAFEAGELDRDVIAVVRFQGPKANGMPELHKLTPYLGVLQDRGYKVALVTDGRMSGASGKVPAAIHMSPEALDGGPLAKLRDGDIVRLDADAGTLEVKLAAGEWANRERRIGDLDHYHVGLGRELFGGFRHLAMRAEEGAGVFGGFEADDLARQVDQIHEEDA; translated from the coding sequence TTGCCCATGGCCACCACAGCGCCGTCTCTCAATGCCACGGTCCAGCGTGTCACCACCCGAATCCGCGAGCGCTCGGCGGAGCGTCGTGCCCTCTACGAACAGCGCATGGCCGACCAGCATCGGCGTGGCGTGCATCGCGGTGAACTGTCGTGCGGTAACCTGGCTCACGGCTTCGCCGCCTGCGGCGCCCAGGACAAGGATCAGCTCAAGCTGATGAACAGCGCCAACCTGGGCATCATCTCGTCCTACAACGATATGCTCTCGGCCCACCAGCCGCTCGAAGCCTTCCCCGAGACCATCAAGGCCGCGGCGAGGGCCATGGGCTCCACCGCCCAGTTTGCCGGCGGCGTACCGGCGATGTGCGACGGCGTGACCCAGGGCCAGCCGGGCATGGAACTGTCGCTGTTCTCCCGCGACGTGATCGCCATGGCCACCGCCGTGGGGCTGTCCCACAACATGTTCGACGCCGCGCTCTACCTCGGGGTATGTGACAAGATCGTGCCGGGCCTGTTCATCGGCGCGGCGCGCTTCGGCCACCTGCCGGCGATGTTCGTGCCTGCAGGTCCCATGCCCAGCGGCCTGCCCAACAAGGAGAAGGCGCGTGTGCGCCAGCTGTTCGCCGAGGGCAAGGTGGGCCGCGAGGAGCTGCTCGAGGCCGAGTCGGAGTCCTACCATAGCCCCGGCACCTGTACCTTCTATGGCACCGCCAACTCAAACCAGCTGATGATGGAAATGATGGGTCTGCACCTGCCGGGCACCTCCTTCGTCAATCCCGGCACCGAGATGCGCGAGGCGCTGACCCGCTTCGCCACCGAACAGGCGATCCGCAACAGCGAACCCGGCGGCGAGTATCGGCCGTTCTACAAGCAGATCGACGAACGTGCCATCGTCAACGCCATCGTCGGCCTGCTGGCCTCCGGCGGCTCGACCAACCACACCCTGCACCTGGTGGCGATGGCCGCCGCGGCAGGCATCACCATCGACTGGAACGACTTCACCGAGCTCTCCGCCGTCACGCCGAGTCTGATGCAGGTCTATCCCAACGGCCAGGCCGATATCAATCACTTCCAGGCCGCTGGCGGTATGAGCCTGCTGTTCCGCGAGCTGCTCGGCGCCGGCCTGATTCATCACGACATCCCCACGGTGTTCGGCACCGACCTCAGCGCCTACACCAAGGAGCCGTTCCTCGAGAACGGCAAGCTGACCTGGCGCGAAGGCCCGGAGCAGAGCCTCGACAGCGAGGTGCTGGCCTCGGTGGCCAAGCCGTTCGCCGCCACCGGCGGGCTCACCGTGCTCGACGGCAACCTGGGCCGCGGCGTGATCAAGATCTCCGCGGTCAAGCCCGAGCATCGTCTGGTCGAGGCGCCGATCAAGATCTTCGAGGATCAGAACGACCTCAAGGGCGCCTTCGAGGCCGGCGAACTCGACCGCGACGTGATCGCCGTGGTGCGTTTCCAGGGCCCCAAGGCCAACGGCATGCCCGAACTGCACAAGCTGACCCCCTACCTGGGCGTGCTGCAGGACCGCGGCTATAAAGTGGCACTGGTCACCGACGGGCGCATGTCGGGTGCCTCGGGCAAGGTGCCGGCGGCCATTCACATGAGCCCCGAGGCCCTCGATGGCGGCCCGCTGGCCAAGCTGCGCGACGGCGACATCGTGCGCCTGGATGCCGATGCCGGCACCCTCGAGGTCAAGCTCGCCGCCGGCGAGTGGGCCAACCGCGAACGCCGCATCGGCGATCTCGATCACTATCACGTGGGCCTCGGCCGCGAGCTGTTCGGTGGCTTCCGCCACCTGGCGATGCGCGCAGAAGAAGGCGCCGGGGTGTTCGGCGGCTTCGAGGCCGACGACCTGGCGCGTCAGGTCGATCAGATTCACGAAGAGGATGCCTGA
- a CDS encoding 2-C-methyl-D-erythritol 4-phosphate cytidylyltransferase: MSRLWLIVPAAGVGRRMAADCPKQYLPLAGSTVLAQTLARLHAAFPTATLCLCLARDDVYFDAAMVPFADWRRIGGGAERADSVAAALAAIAAEALDDDPVLVHDAARPCVSVDDLARLQAALIDEPHGALLAVPVADTMKRAAADGRVARTEPRDALWHALTPQGARYGLLCDALAAARARGVAPTDEASALEAMGLAPRLVAGRRDNLKITHPDDLALAEQILAAQAAQHKALT, translated from the coding sequence ATGAGCCGGCTGTGGCTGATCGTACCGGCCGCTGGGGTAGGGCGGCGCATGGCCGCCGACTGCCCCAAGCAGTATCTGCCGCTGGCCGGCAGCACCGTGCTGGCCCAGACTCTGGCGCGGCTGCATGCCGCCTTCCCCACGGCCACGCTGTGCCTGTGCCTGGCCCGCGACGATGTCTACTTCGATGCCGCCATGGTGCCGTTCGCCGACTGGCGCCGCATCGGCGGCGGCGCCGAGCGGGCCGACTCAGTAGCCGCGGCGCTCGCCGCGATCGCCGCCGAGGCGCTCGATGACGACCCGGTGCTGGTACACGACGCCGCGCGGCCCTGTGTGAGCGTCGACGACTTGGCTCGCCTGCAGGCGGCGCTGATCGATGAGCCCCACGGCGCGCTGCTGGCCGTGCCGGTGGCCGATACCATGAAGCGCGCCGCGGCGGATGGCCGGGTCGCGCGTACCGAGCCCCGCGACGCGCTGTGGCACGCGCTGACGCCCCAGGGCGCGCGCTACGGTCTGCTCTGCGATGCCCTCGCGGCGGCCCGAGCGCGCGGCGTGGCGCCGACCGACGAGGCCTCGGCGCTGGAGGCCATGGGGCTCGCGCCACGGCTGGTGGCGGGGCGCCGCGACAATCTCAAGATCACCCATCCCGACGACCTGGCGCTGGCCGAGCAGATCCTCGCCGCCCAGGCGGCGCAGCACAAGGCACTGACATGA